Proteins encoded together in one Penicillium digitatum chromosome 1, complete sequence window:
- a CDS encoding NPR2-domain-containing protein, which translates to MRKPSVGQIVYNATFPRPRPNDPGSFGAHISRNLVPEVRIETSIFYGSLDCIEAQYPGLDYSYGPHRMRLSRFPWHRKLFRTFDQLGLTEEEISNLCRWEGTKSARQRYEAEEGIIVRDTTAHSVRPASPQPVPSIEIHFNDGDFCGTEEEDNQIIETRSNDTVRAVDSRASSYRSAEEEHEIDELSDEEMESCGVALNNRIIAAMAARDQGTDVPLDEDWEQWLKEAGERGSFGEMVHAIRADQPLTLVADNVQLPRGRGAARVMTRTTFFTVPDSLLATNTARPSTSNPASGTAQ; encoded by the coding sequence ATGCGTAAACCATCCGTGGGCCAGATCGTGTACAACGCCACGTTTCCACGACCTCGCCCAAACGACCCAGGCTCGTTTGGTGCTCACATTTCCCGAAACCTCGTCCCAGAAGTACGTATCGAAACGTCCATTTTCTACGGTTCATTAGATTGCATCGAAGCACAATACCCGGGGTTGGACTACTCGTATGGACCACATCGCATGCGACTGAGTCGCTTCCCATGGCACCGAAAACTGTTCCGCACATTTGACCAACTCGGTCTGACAGAGGAGGAGATCTCCAATCTCTGTCGGTGGGAAGGAACCAAGTCCGCGCGTCAGCGGTACGAGGCAGAAGAAGGAATTATCGTGCGGGACACCACAGCCCACTCCGTCCGACCGGCATCCCCGCAACCCGTGCCTTCGATCGAGATCCACTTCAACGATGGCGACTTCTGCGGgacagaagaggaagataaCCAGATCATCGAGACACGGAGCAATGATACGGTCCGTGCCGTTGATTCCCGTGCCTCCAGTTACCGGTCCGCCGAGGAGGAGCACGAAATCGACGAACTCAGCGACGAGGAGATGGAAAGTTGTGGCGTAGCCCTCAACAACCGTATCATTGCTGCGATGGCCGCTCGCGACCAAGGTACCGATGTGCCGCTAGACGAAGACTGGGAACAATGGCTGAAGGAGGCTGGAGAGCGTGGCAGTTTCGGCGAAATGGTGCATGCCATTCGGGCGGACCAGCCCTTGACTCTTGTCGCTGACAATGTCCAACTCCCACGCGGTCGCGGTGCAGCCCGTGTGATGACAAGGACGACCTTTTTCACGGTGCCAGACAGCCTTCTCGCAACCAATACTGCTCGTCCTTCGACATCCAATCCAGCCTCCGGCACGGCTCAATAA
- a CDS encoding DNA repair protein, putative, with translation MSTFDGIVEEFPDIRIDYFRTCPERPAPLACFLSHVHSDHLQGLESFRTPFIYCSPATRELLLRIEKYPHRMNFTKGILESRRLHYKHLAKLLRPIPLNTPTKIELTPRRCIKVTLFDANHCTGAVMFLIEGDGKAIIYTGDIRAETWWVSSLVRHPVLIPYTLGPKRLDKLYLDSTFASKTNPFREFPSKAEGLSELLQKVQAYPDDTVFYLRAWTFGYEDVWIALSAALNTKIHVDRYQMGLYRSLIQIPGNRGVNEAPAICGFELGNKAVTGCLSNNELSRIHSCEPGISCPVARSTNTVYIVPIVNRTTSGAEIPEVGAGGGVGDLYLTHELELPDESALAELEKLCLEHIRDKEALSQMRKALLGAFRSRKKALSLDTYGVKEEGEISLKNLVTALSHGPSVTSSRSSQPDLPNTIRFPYSRHSSYSELCELVSAFRPKDVHPCTVDPTTWSEDVSIKRLFGHLCSGTKFSHDIHMQQTVVNDVDDEGDLRTRKRTRYDIDLSTQFTQETNSSTEDLSLDTGQHQDQKQDYLQRSSQSGEAARVKRNEIRQAHRYLQEHAEPRLFHVNPLPSTWPTEKEDRFDPASDEGSEEDDVLRPDQPSLEPSTTDLRLRSEPSTSTRIIDLTGDGTPSPRPVTQQTDSQHSDILSLSISESAFDSPEQNSVENGRPDPVRREETLNRSRRARVAAYLAAREGTFSAWTDVSLVSADNHGEEEIEL, from the exons ATGTCGACCTTCGATGGCATCGTAGAAG AGTTCCCCGACATTCGCA ttGACTACTTTCGGACATGCCCAGAGCGGCCGGCGCCACTAGCTTGTTTTCTCAGCCATGTGCATAGCGATCATTTACAGGGTCTCGAGTCCTTTCGGACACCATTCATTTACTGCTCGCCGGCTACCCGAGAA CTACTACTCCGGATTGAGAAGTATCCCCATCGGATGAACTTTACTAAAGGCATCTTGGAGTCACGCAGACTCCACTACAAGCATCTTGCAAAGCTTCTG CGCCCAATTCCACTAAATACCCCCACAAAAATTGAACTCACACCCCGACGTTGTATCAAGGTGACATTATTTGATGCCAATCACTGCACCGGGGCTGTCATGTTTTTAATTGAAGGGGATGGGAAGGCGATCATCTACACAGGTGATATACGAG CCGAAACATGGTGGGTGAGCAGCTTAGTTCGTCACCCGGTCTTGATACCGTATACTCTAGGTCCAAAGCGACTGGATAAGTTGTATCTGGACTCTACCTTTGCAAGCAAGACAAATCCATTCCGCGAGTTCCCTTCCAAAGCCGAGGGACTGTCTGAGCTGCTGCAGAAAGTCCAAGCGTATCCCGACGATACAGTTTTCTACCTCCGTGCGTGGACGTTCGGCTACGAGGATGTCTGGATAGCGCTCTCGGCTGCGCTGAACACAAAG ATCCATGTGGATCGTTACCAGATGGGACTTTATCGGTCTCTGATCCAGATTCCAGGTAATAGAGGGGTTAATGAAGCTCCTGCTATTTGTGGATTTGAGCTTGGAAACAAAGCTGTAACAGGCTGCTTGAGTAACAACGAGTTAAGTCGAATCCACAGTTGTGAGCCTGGAATCTCGTGCCCGGTAGCTCGTAGCACTAATACGGTCTACATTGTGCCTATTGTGAATCGCACAACCAGTGGTGCAGAAATCCCCGAGGTCGGTGCGGGCGGTGGTGTTGGGGATCTGTACCTAACACATGAACTCGAGCTGCCCGATGAGTCTGCACTAGCTGAGTTGGAGAAGCTGTGTCTCGAACACATCCGGGACAAAGAAGCCCTTTCTCAAATGCGAAAAGCCCTTCTGGGTGCGTTCCGGTCAAGAAAGAAAGCACTCTCACTTGATACCTACGGTGTAAAGGAGGAGGGTGAAATTTCTTTGAAAAATCTGGTCACCGCTCTAAGCCATGGTCCATCTGTTACCTCCAGCCGGTCGTCTCAGCCAGATCTGCCTAACACAATA CGATTCCCGTATTCACGACACTCTTCCTACTCTGAACTATGTGAGCTCGTATCTGCCTTCCGGCCCAAGGACGTTCATCCATGCACCGTGGACCCAACTACCTGGAGCGAAGATGTCTCCATCAAGCGTTTGTTTGGCCACCTCTGTTCAGGAACAAAATTTTCACACGACATTCATATGCAGCAGACCGTAGTTAATGATGTTGACGACGAAGGAGATTTGCGCACCAGAAAAAGGACCCGATACGACATCGACCTCTCCACACAGTTCACACAAGAAACTAATAGTAGCACTGAGGATTTGAGCCTTGATACCGGCCAGCATCAGGATCAGAAGCAGGACTATCTACAACGTTCGAGTCAATCCGGAGAGGCAGCCAGAGTAAAGCGCAACGAAATCCGTCAAGCACACCGCTATCTCCAAGAACATGCAGAGCCTAGGCTCTTTCATGTCAATCCTCTCCCGTCTACGTGGCCgacagaaaaagaagacaggTTTGATCCGGCCAGTGATGAGGGAAGTGAAGAAGACGATGTGCTTAGACCTGACCAGCCGAGTTTAGAACCTTCAACTACAGATCTCCGACTCAGGTCTGAACCAAGCACGTCTACAAGAATCATTGATCTAACTGGCGATGGTACTCCATCTCCTCGTCCAGTCACACAACAAACAGACAGTCAACATTCAGACATACTTTCTCTCTCCATCTCGGAGTCTGCATTTGACTCTCCAGAGCAGAATTCCGTTGAAAATGGGCGACCGGACCCAGTGCGGAGAGAAGAAACCCTGAATCGCTCACGTCGTGCGCGTGTTGCTGCTTACCTAGCGGCGCGAGAAGGCACTTTCTCTGCATGGACGGATGTGTCGCTTGTTTCGGCGGATAATCACGGCGAGGAGGAGATCGAACTATAG
- a CDS encoding Nitrogen permease regulator Npr2, putative, with product MIKAIFYSKFDTIEGPKVVHQVPDGAIVPSPTAPSQLPFLTFSDVSFFVIPRQELCGNLLQVCTNGYRILGYPICMKSVRYDRNEFIFNFCIVLAEEDDFSTYKSVAQKLADLMHGLEEQNGFLSRDFSKSGEGKVYSLCEMLMEDLNNYCECMIPIDELNTLNIKLFPIYPSPPPVKAWQVPLFTLRYQAFMDENWDLTMQRIVPHINGVNSVRIISILADTDFSLTCRALRHLLYYGCLFILDIFSFSAIYAPTAQFSATIGLDEAMQLECARYVNLRFAPHPPTGPSSPLPPTLIPPPSANGSTNSSTRTAVLSSSLTDPTPSLVREESRFDAEEIWPLLGTEETHPSTSPTPTNGLHKPAVVDGVALVELYASLKQGQSVKQWYAAHSRYLANIDIRRFITFGVIKGFLYRVHKYACATSQPAPPPRASSFTPTALSPRATTGTNTPYAVSSVSEDANNPAVAKRESSRERAVSVFSGSRSGNGNGSGGAPSAFWEEEEEVVGDEVLGKYLDVIDTLPRISLALMGLNVYMRYYGYDRKFEDWRIWFI from the exons ATGATCAAGGCGATCTTCTATAGTAAATTCGACACGATAGAGG GACCCAAAGTAGTCCATCAAGTCCCTGATGGAGCCATCGTACCCTCTCCCACCGCACCCTCACAACTACCCTTTCTCACCTTCTCCGATgtctctttcttcgtgaTTCCCCGCCAGGAGCTCTGTGGAAACCTTTTGCAAGTCTGTACCAATGGATACCGTATCCTGGGCTACCCAATCTGCATGAAGTCAGTGCGGTATGACCGAAATGAATTCATCTTCAACTTCTGCATCGTCCTCGCCGAGGAGGACGACTTCAGCACGTATAAGAGCGTGGCGCAGAAGCTAGCAGACTTAATGCATGGTCTCGAAGAGCAGAATGGTTTCTTGTCTCGCGATTTCTCGAAGAGTGGGGAAGGGAAGGTATATAGTCTCTGTGAGATGTTGATGGAGGACTTGAACAACTACTGCGAGTGCATGATACCCATCG ACGAACTCAACACCTTGAACATCAAGCTATTCCCAATATATCCCTCTCCCCCGCCCGTCAAGGCCTGGCAAGTGCCGCTCTTCACGTTGCGATACCAAGCCTTCATGGATGAGAACTGGGACTTGACCATGCAAAGG ATTGTACCACATATCAATGGTGTCAACAGCGTCCGCATCATCTCCATCCTAGCCGACACAGACTTCTCGCTCACCTGCCGCGCCCTCCGACACCTCCTCTACTACGGCTGCCTATTTATCCTCgacatcttctccttctccgcGATCTACGCTCCAACCGCACAATTCAGTGCAACAATAGGCTTAGACGAAGCAATGCAACTAGAATGTGCCCGCTACGTAAACCTCCGCTTCGCACCACACCCACCAACCGGCCCCTCCTCGCCTCTCCCCCCAACCCTAATCCCACCCCCAAGCGCCAACGGCAGCACAAACAGCAGCACCAGAACAGCCGTTCTCTCCAGCTCCCTCACAGACCCAACACCAAGCCTCGTACGCGAGGAATCCCGCTTCGACGCCGAAGAAATCTGGCCCCTCCTCGGCACCGAAGAAACCCACCCCTCCACCTCCCCAACACCCACAAACGGACTCCACAAACCCGCGGTCGTCGATGGTGTCGCACTGGTCGAGCTCTACGCAAGCCTGAAACAAGGCCAGAGCGTCAAGCAATGGTACGCAGCGCACAGCCGCTACCTGGCCAACATCGACATCCGTCGCTTTATCACCTTCGGCGTGATAAAGGGCTTCTTGTATCGCGTGCATAAATACGCATGCGCAACGAGCCAGCCTGCACCCCCGCCGCGCGCATCGTCGTTCACGCCGACGGCGCTGTCGCCGCGTGCAACTACGGGGACGAATACGCCTTATGCAGTCTCGAGTGTATCGGAAGATGCGAATAACCCAGCGGTTGCGAAGAGGGAGTCTAGTCGTGAACGGGCTGTGTCGGTTTTTAGTGGGAGTCGGAGTGGGAATGGGAATGGGAGTGGAGGGGCGCCGTCGGCGTTttgggaagaagaggaggaggttgTTGGGGATGAGGTTCTTGGCAAATATCTTGATG TGATCGATACCCTGCCTCGGATCTCTTTGGCGTTGATGGGATTGAATGTGTATATGCGATACTACGGGTACGACCGGAAATTTGAAGATTGGAGAATTTGGTTTATTTAA